A genome region from Bacillaceae bacterium IKA-2 includes the following:
- a CDS encoding SUF system NifU family Fe-S cluster assembly protein, which produces MLDQIYRQLVVEHVRNKRNHRRLDGKNVKHIHYKNPTCGDVMTLYIQLSEEALIEDIAFIGEGCSISMASASMMTELLMGIPVDEAMKLRSAMEKLIKNGERVEDCDLGDAVALDGVYKLRARHNCALMAWQAFDRILENS; this is translated from the coding sequence TTGTTAGATCAAATCTATCGACAGCTTGTAGTTGAGCATGTGAGAAATAAGCGTAACCACAGACGTCTTGACGGAAAAAATGTAAAGCATATTCATTATAAAAATCCTACTTGTGGAGATGTAATGACTTTATATATACAATTATCAGAAGAAGCGCTAATTGAAGATATTGCTTTTATTGGTGAGGGCTGCAGTATTAGTATGGCATCTGCATCAATGATGACTGAATTATTAATGGGCATTCCTGTAGATGAGGCAATGAAACTTAGGAGTGCCATGGAGAAGTTGATTAAGAATGGCGAAAGAGTCGAGGATTGTGATTTAGGAGATGCGGTAGCCTTAGACGGTGTTTATAAACTTAGAGCACGTCATAATTGTGCATTGATGGCATGGCAAGCTTTTGATCGCATACTGGAAAACTCTTAA